The sequence agtgtttCGCTAAACGGtttgacagttatggtctctggactgaactacgtgcagtctgaatttttctgatgaaaaggtattcgtcataattttcttctaaaatagattcgacactcaatgaaattaaacacggggatgaaaatatgatacgaaaacaaaaaataaaatggtttaagatacaaaacctatgggttttctcccatttagcgcttggtttaaagtcgtcagcccgattTGGCATTCtttcacattactcctccagaggagGAAATCGCGAAACTCAAGGGAGTTTACATCCACTTTGTTGCGTTGAATCTCCCATAATTCCTTGTGCTTTTCCTTATCACCCAAGTAGGGATACTTAAAGTAGTAAGGAGGCTTAGGTTCTAATTTGAATGCCTGCACAATAAAACATAAAGAAATTTCATAAGTAATGGGCCAAGGTATATAAGTAGAAGTATCACATTGGAATTTCTGTTGTGGCGCAAAAACACCACAATTTTCCAAGAATTCAGCACCCAAGTCCACGTCCAAAAGTGGTAAAGCATGGGAGTCTAGCTTAATTCCACGATCATCAAACACCTTATGATTTAACGAATCAACAATGTCAACAGAGAAAACATAGTGGACATCACTCGGATACCGCATTGCTTCAAAAATGTTAAAGCGCGTAATTTCTTTATCAAATCCACAGTAAGTGTCCCACTATCGACATCAATATTCGTTTTTGCATTTTTCATAAACGGTCTaccaagaagtaatgaagtacACGAACAATTGTCTCCATTCTGCGTATCCACcacaaagaaatcaaccggaaaaattagttcattcacttgcaccaaaacgtcttccacgagtccccttaggatatatgttagacttattagTTAATTGAATGATAATCCCTGTATTTTTTAAAGGTCCCGGGtttaaagaatcataaacatcggatgATATAACGCTTACGTAAGCTCCCAAATCAACTAAAGCACGCTCAAACCTCTTGGTACCAATAGTAACTGGAACGGTGAAACCCCCAGGATATTTGcactttgcaggcatcttcttaagtaacataacataagcactttctcccacctgGGTGATTTCATTAGGAATCAACCACTCCTTCTTTGTACACAAATCCCTCAGAACtttagcatacctgggtaccaatATGATGGATTCAATAAATGAGATGTTGATTTGTAGCTTACAGAAAATATCCAGAATCTCATTATCTTGAATTTGCTTCTCATACTtcgcaaaacgactaggaaaaggaggtggtgtgaTAAAAGTAGGAACCGTGTCCTTAGTTTGGCCggttgaggttggcttttccttgGGAACGGTTTCCACCTCTACTTCCTCTTCCAAGTAGTGACTaaacttttcttgttgttttggctctTCTGTTTGCTTTCCACTCCTCAAAAATGAGTTAACATTTTTTCTTTGATTcataaaggtatgtgattgaaACTTTGTCGAAGTCTGTGCTTTTAGTTGATTCATGTCTGTAGTCAGCTGCCCCATCTGTTTTTGCAAGTCTTTTATAGCCATATCCTGTTTTTGCATAATTGCATCTTGACATTGAGTATTTGCATCTTGCTTTtacatcatcattttcatcatctcctctaGACTTGAGCTTTGactttgttgttgaggttgaggctgtggttgtggttggaattgtggttgttggAAACCACTCTGTCGCCCATAAGGATTGGGAGCTGCAGCTTGCTGATTTGCATAGCTGAAATTTGGGTGATCAttccaacctggattataagtattagagtagggatcataccttggcctctgactagggaacacaacattcacctgttcaaacttttcttcataagtaggaataatcactgctgctattcgttgtactaccttctctatgttgttcatccGTTGCTCTGACTGTGAAGACTCTCCCATCTCGCCAAATCTTCTGACATTAGAGTTATTTctggtgtagaattgttgagcattggcagccatactctcaatcaaactggttgccTGCGAGGTTGTCTTCttagtaagtgaaccaccagcagctgcatcaatcaaattcctctgttctggaagtaatccttcgtaaAAGTATTGAATAATAAGTGTTGAGGATATATTATGGTGTGGGAAGCTTGCCACCAACCTCTTATATCTCTCCCAGTATTCATATAAAGACTCCGCAGACATCTGTAGAATgccactaatctccttacgaaTGGATCCCGCTTTGGAAGTAGGAAAATACTTCTCCAGAAATAGCTTCTTCATCTCAacccatgttgtaatactccctggaggaagataatacaaccattcttctgctaagtCTGTTAATGGGAACGGAAAGGCTTGTAGCATAGCCGTATCTCTGTCTGTGGTTGCATGCCTCAGACTTGTCATCATGTTCTGAAACTGTTGAAGGTGTCGATTTGGATTTTCACTtggatgtcccttgaactttggtagatgatgaagtagattcgacttcagctccactgggttagtgactgtaatgcacagtggttgcgaatctaagcatggagatgtcaactctcctaacttcctctccGGAGGTGGAGGATATCTCTCGTCGTATGTATTAACCATCTCTTCTGTAGAAGGTTCTGGTTGCGACTGTTGATGTGCTTGTAGTACCGTTCCCTTGCGAGTTCGAATTCCGCACCTTGGGAAATCCCACGGTTTGGTGCCatagattaagtacctgaaataaaattctcaaaaactaaaaagaaaatctaaaaataataaacaaaacaaaaagaaataacaactaaatctaccgactgctccccggcagcggcgcaaaaatttgatgcatgtcgtaggtgcacaaattaattcacttatattcTTCTTTTGCTAATGAATAATATActagtaaataagattcgttcccacgaagagcagggagattTAGTTGTCAAATTGTCACaatgggggttttgttttagattttaaaagctaaataaataataaagcaatgaaagtaattaagattgcaagtAATGGAaagaaatatgatcagggaatccttcttcgttactaaacagcCATCAAAATAGCATATTCATCTATTCTTTGTAAATCACATattattaccaaccgtaggaaagcaggtATGCTTAGATatccccaaaattccttatatcaaTGGAAAACAGGTACGCTTAGCCTCCAAATTCTAttcgtctgaaccaccttgaggtatgcttacaagatgtaattcattcGAATGCCTTAAGGTTTGTGAACTTagtttgatcctagcagttaaactcagtacgctcggtccacttactaGGGTTATTTTTACTTACGgttgctccacaaaatccctcggcaaggtttcacaatttctacttgtgtaagagttattcaacaattacggatatcctaactcaTTACTAGCATTAGATTTAATAACAAATTGACTTAGCTGGCCACCTAAATAATTTATCagtcaatcataaaattattgtagtaaaaacaattaataatcatGTGAAGGATTAAAATATATGTATATGTTGAATCAAATCATGTATTAGAActagaattcatccccaatcactaagaagtttagctactcatggtactaacaaaactagggctgttcatggtcgatTTCggctcggtttctagccaaaccaaaaccgaaaccaatactatcggtttctaaaaatataaaccaaaccaatccattaaccattggttcggtttccaaatggttccaacggtttcggtttgtcccagtggtttttggttaaccgataattatgtcaaaccaaaaaaaagatTACACAAATTTTCAGACAAAAAAATCGTAGCTgccaatagtattggtttacacaaatttacagacaaaaaaaaaattaaaaaaaatagttaaagcttactctaaatccAGAGACCAAAAAAAGATATAtagtatatcttaatttagttattgacaaacaaaaaagaaggaagacgagaagaagaaagtcgagtaggtggagaagggaggcgactgagagaaggagaaagagaaagaaggagAGTATCATACTGAAATATTAGATTTTGGGTttttatttatcctctaaatcaatgggtagaatctaatacttgtaaatcaacagTAGAAACTAGGTATAAAAATTagtcggttttccaatggttttcggttcggttttagaggtcaaaccaaaccaaaaccaacactatcggttttccactttctacaccataaccaatccattagtaaatggttcgatTTGGTTTTTTCCtcattggtctggttcggtccggttccagcgaaaaattgtaaccatgttcagccctaaacaaaacccatgagtttcatatgataaaattaaaaagaaatagttacggtgatgAATCGTTCCAAAATCATAGCTTTTCTTCTTTTGAACTCTTCTCTCCAATAGCGTGATAAAAGACTAAAAGATATATCTCTTTTATAGGTATCAAAAGCGTAGCTGCCGCGTGCCGAATTCCATGTGAAACAGTTGTCAACACTAGCCCAAACCTTGCCAAATACCACTCACATCCAAAGCTGGTCGCATGCTTTAGTCAGCTAATGGGCCATGCCAGGGCTGAACAGGTCCATCCCAACATCTAGTTTCACTGTCAGTTACGTGGAACTGACAGAGTAAAATTCTCTCGGACACTTCTCTGTCCGTGAAAAATTCCTTGTTCTGGATTTTTTCCGGTAGTTAACACTCGCTTACACTAGGCCCTCCGCGAAAACTCTTAACTCCCAGCTCCGTGAAAAATATGTTTCCCCGAGTTTTCTTAACTCAACTTATAATTCCTTGGTGACTCATCCATCTGAGAAATATTTTGCTCCCTGGATTTTCCTAAACCCGGTGATACTCCCTCAGATACCAGACTCTACGTGAGAACTCTAAGTCCCTGACTTTTAAACTCGATCTCTCCTTGTCTTGCCGTTCACCTTGTTTCATCACTGTCATCACTGATGCCTCATTATCAAGCCCCATCATCACTGCCATTTTCATCAACTTCCGATCACGACCATTGCCAATCTTCGTCGTCTCTTCATTTCCCCTGATATTACTTGAGATTGAGCCATTAATCACCGAGCACCACAGACAACAGTAACCAACGTCACTGTCTTCTACCATCCTTTCGAGCCATAGCTTCACTTCTCCACCGCTTCTCATCACTGCCAACAGCATGAGACTCGACTCCCATTCAGTTCTTCCTTAATTCATTCTCTGTTCCGTACTCAAACTCGTCATTGATAATCAACAACATAACACCTTCCATGTCAAACTCGAGTTCTCCATCAACAATGGAAGCAAGCCATTTGCATTCTCCGCCAAGTCTTCTCAGCAACCCAGAGCTCGACTTCCTCCTCTCTGATATTGGCAGCAGCATTTCCATCGACCATTAAAACCCAACTGCAACTTCCTTAACCAACAGACTGCCAAGCTCCAACTCTTCACAGCTccatcatcatatttgatcacTAGCAGCAGCTCATCCTCCTTGATACTTCTCATTCCATCAGTGCCAAGCCTCCAGCTCCTTTCCTATTGTTCTGTTCAACTCCTCCAACAAAACTCTATGGCCAAGTGATAGCGACAACTCCTCCCCGACTCAGCTCCATGATCTTCACCCATATCAGTCACCAGCGTCAACTCCATTCCGATCATCAACCAATCAGCCACTGCTCACTGTTTACAGCTCACCTTTATCACTGGTTTAACTGCCAAGAATCACCAGCACCAATCATTGATAACGGCAGCAACACTTTCTTCCCATCTTCTCTGCGTCCTATCACCTTACCACAACAGTCACCGTAAATCCCGACAATGGTCATCCATTGAACTTCGTCCATGGCAGCAGCACAACTTCACAGCGAAACCAATCCACAACATCAACCATAGCTCTATTTCTTCGAAACTCTGTCTTCAGTTCGTATAACAGCTCCTTCCAACATCCCTGCCGACAACACAAAATACCCATTCCTCCATCTCTGCTCCTTAGCTTTGCATCCATCGACAATCAACAGCACGATTCCATCTCTCGCCATTTCTGCCATCATCTCACAGCAAAGCTCGACAAACCCAACACCATTAAACTGCCACCAGACTCAAATCATCTCCACCATCTCTGGTCGTTCAACAACATCATCAGCTTCTCATGATCAACTCGAGCACCTTCATGGTCACGGTATTGACGTAATtcagggaagaagaaggtggcagCCCCAATCAATAAACTTGGTAACTTTATCAGTTCAGTTCAACTGTCAGTCATAGAAGACTGACAGTTCATTAATATTTTGTGGCTGCCTTGAGTAATCCATGCTGGTGCTTTTATAAATTATGCGCACCAAACACCTCTTGCAACTTTTACTCGCTTCAAATGCTTCGTAACTCCTTCACACGATATCGGAATGACTCCATTTTTTCGttgttggcttcgtcttttcgtcctcttcaaggtgaTAGCAAGAACTCCTAGATAGAAACGAGTTCCACTTGGTATTTGGCctttctccacttgtagctaacttctttctttgcacaattaagtgcatattcacttcttttggatgattcacctagcaaaacataaataaaagaaaacaaacgtATTATACAAATAATtgacaagaaaacaagaaatactggCATGGAATGGGCACTAAAAATATATAACATATGCACTTGACAGGATCCGATTAGATCTATTTTATCTTTTGATAGGCTTGTTATTACTAGtcgtatttagatcgacaagctattatttggtggtactcttcagtatccgaaACTGGTAGTTCTGTCTGACTTGATACGGTTAACTTGTTAATCCatatcttggaagatctaaacTCGGCAAAGGAGATTAATTAATTTATACAGGAAAGCCTTTGTCACGCTCAACAACATATCTCTGATTAACTTTCTGATATAGGAgactggttaccaaacagattagtcttttactgtttggaagatgatcgaaagggttgagtgcttaaagtgTTCAGAGAGGCTGAAGCaatttaagatagtggactctatcttagtattcacgtgcgttggccagattggttgtaggcacagggatactgaggaaactaggtaactaggggtagtttacttggtttcaactatacgcagttggtagtgtctttgtatagcgacttaattctgagagtattcaaaactggactaggtgccttattttttctacatttgcggtttcctcgttaactaaatcttgttgtgtctttacttttacttcggcaattataattattgttttaattataattaaaagtaaatacactgtACATTAATCCCAAACACTTGTGTTGATCCATATACTTAAGGTTCTAgtaactatataccaagtgtgtaccttgtggttgttatcttcttgacacTCTGTGTCTATATTAGTTCACGCAAGGTatatgacttataggttgatatcgaaaagattgcgatgtacttggtacccttgtcATTTCATATTTAAACAATAGATTGACAATACAAATATTGGTCATAGAACAATGGTAACTCTCGGCTATATAGGAACTCTCGACTCTCTTACATTTACACATGCACTTGGCATATAGACTCACTGACATTTCACACACTCACAAGCATACACTTCACACTCTTATGCTATTAGTGGTATCCCATACCTTTTGCGTGTGTTTGTAAGGTGAACAAAACTTAAATGATTattgttttcaaatatattttaaGAGATGTGAATTTTGCTGCAGATATTTTGCGAAGTATGCAGCTAATTTACGAAATAGAAAGGTTCAGAATTTTATTGGCAACTCAGTTCTTCCCAATCGCATTGACATCCATGAAATCTCTtattttagattcatttgatgttGCGAGTTTTTTCATCAGGGTCATATTAACTTCTTTTTATAGTATTCTTTTATAAATATCCTTTGTTGTCAATAAATTTTTTGACTTAGTAAATTAAAAAAATCCCATTGTGTTAGTAATGATAATGCCATGATAATCCAACGGATTCAACATATATAATTTTGAGAAGCATTCTCTCTACTCTCTTATAGTCCTTCTACAggacagaaaaaaagaaaaccgaCGGGCAACCCAtattgctcagatctggtccctTTTGGGTCGGATCTGAGCGGGATATTCACTCAATTTACTTGGTTTCGTCTTGTTCATTCCTTTTatgtaggtttttatttttttctcttacCATTTGGTGAGATTTGTCCACTCTTTTGGTGGTTTTATCTCGTCTTTTCAAGAGGTTTATCAAGATTTTAATGACCGTCTAATTACTTGGTTGGGTTTTTAGATCACTAGTGGTGCTTTATGTTGAAgaaatcttcatttttttttgtctccGACGACAGAATTTTTTACTTGAATTTTCATCTTTGAATTATTCGACGACGAGATCTTCAACATAATCTTCATTAAAGATGATTTtaacgggcacctagctcagctggtcatcctcgttccccaaagtttcatgcgttccaggaggtcccaggttcgagcccgcaatggcgtaatattgcagaaattaacatgcaaggtagagttagtttgcccccttatgacacaatctcagcccccatccgcttcggcttctttggctaggttatccatgaggctcgttggtaggctagcacaacaacctgttcaattaatttaatgtagtagtatgtcgttggagcttagcttgttatgcttccaactagtttcatgtaataatcgttatccaataatacaaggaaaaataaaaaataaaaaaaataaccaGTATTATTTGTTTATAATGCAGTAGGGAATATTTCAAGTAGAGTTAGGTTTTTGTTTGTTTCTCAAGAGAACTACAAACACAAAACCCCTCCCACAGAATGACAAAACCTGAGGTTTCTTATACTAGCGATTCAGTCATCAAGTCACAAAACCCTTCCGTGGGCATCCATTAGTCTTCTTAAAAGCAAATGGTTTTTGTTCAAAATTGATTCTGAAGCAGTAGTTTTGTCTCTCGAGAATTGTACTTGGAAATTTGGTTTTCCTGAAAAATGTCAGTATCAATTGGGTCTTCTTCTATATCTCGACTTGccacttcttctttctcttcttccaatCATCTCAGGAGAAGCTCAAAGGTATGTGTATGTTTGTATTCATGAGAACTTCTTATCGCTTTTAACATGTTTGATATTTTGTATGATTGAATAATTGGTACAATAAGTCATTGGGTTTTTAGTATGAGTTCAAGATTTTTTTCCTTATAGATGTTCTATATAAGCACCTAACCTAAGTATTGTATTTGGTAATTGTTTATTCCAGTCAAGTTTGTAACCTTTTGTTCAATCTTCAGCTTACTTTGTCGTCGCGGTTATTTGATAGACAACGACATGATCAGCAACGAGTGACTAGCCTCAAAGGTATGCTTCATTTTGTATTGGATAGTACTTGTCAGTTGTAAGTTATAACTACATAAGTGTAGCATGGTTTTGTGTTTAGTCAGTTTGTTTATACCATACGTTTATGTTAAACTTTGGCAATCCTAACTATGTTGTACGATTAGCTATATGAGTAGTTTGCTCAAATTTTGTTGGTTTATATGTTATTGTACTACAAGGAGGTGAGCCAATTAAGTTTACTCATGGAAGGCACAGGGCAAAGGGATACCTACAAAAGCAATTCATTGTGCTTGCTAGTTCTGAAGATCTTGCATTAAATAGTGAGCTCAGGACACATGCTTCAGATGAGGAAAATCTACAATTAAATGCCGAGGACAATATTCCTGGGAGCAGTTCGGTACTCAATGTTGAAGGATCTGAAGGAAAACCAGGTTTTATCTCATTTTCTGGTCGTCCCCGTCTTAGTAAGGAAGTCGAGATAATTGTGGAGCCTCCTCCCATCAAGCGCCGGTCGAACTTGCTTTCTTTTATCGGTCCCACTGTCCTTGTTGCTTCCTTCATTGTTCCATCATTGTACTTGAGGAGAATTCTTTCTAGTATATTCGAGGACTCCCTTTTGACAGGTAACCATTCCTCAGTAATATTTCTActtaattttttttccagaaagtTTAAAGCACCAAGGATCTTTGATAGTGGATGTATTTTTCTTCTCATCCATTTTTGTGCTCTTTATTCGCAGATTTCCTCATACTGTTTTTCACAGAAGCTCTCTTCTACTGTGGAGTTGCTGTATTTCTTCTGCTAATTCATCATTCACATAGACCTCTCGGACTAAAATCCTCTCTTAAAAGCAATAACCGGACTCAGTTAGTGCATCGCATTTCTTCTGTTACTGCATTGGCACTCAGCCTGATAATCCCAATGGTGACAATGGGCTTGGTCTGGCCATGGACTGGTCCTGCAGCTTCGGCCACTCTTGCCCCGTTTCTAGTTGGGATTGTTGTGCAGTTTGCTTTTGAGCAGTACGCCAGATATCTCAAATCACCCTCCTGGCCTGTCATTCCCTTTATCTTTCAGGTAAAATTCCAAGTCAAGGGATACACTTTTTACCAATAAATTCATAGGTACTTTCAcacaaggaaaagaaaagaaattcttGTTATCGATTAATTATACACTGATTAGTCGTGTATCAACAATTGGCATATGGTTATCATCTGTTTCTTTCCAATGCATAGATTTCATGCCATGCATTACTCTCGGCATTTTTGTTTCATTTGAACTTCCTATAACTTTTCTTCGTAATAAATGCAGTTCCTTAACATAGATTTGGTTCTGTCTAGAATACAGACTGTAGAAAAAAAGTTCGGCTACCCTTGGTGCATACCAAACACTACATAGTCCTTCTATAGTAAGGTCAGACACACACTCTTAATTGAATTGGATGAGTGGTCGTATTGCTTACCCTAGAGCTCAATGCCACATGCTATACACTGACCaagaaaacacaaaacaaaagatATGGTCATTTTAATGTGCTTGATTGTTATAGTGCCTCCCCACACTTCATGTCATTGCCAGTGCCTTCCTCCAACCATGTATGTTGAAAAATAGCGACCCTAATGTACTTTATCTTATTTGTCAACTTTGCAGGTATATAGACTCCACCAACTTAATAGAGCAGCACAACTGGTGACAGCCCTTTCTTTCACTGTTAGAGGGGCTGAAGCAACCTCACATAACTTGGCCATAAACAGTTCTCTGGCAACGCTTCTAAATGTCCTTCAGTTCCTTGGAATTATCTACATAT comes from Papaver somniferum cultivar HN1 chromosome 7, ASM357369v1, whole genome shotgun sequence and encodes:
- the LOC113300122 gene encoding uncharacterized protein LOC113300122; this encodes MSVSIGSSSISRLATSSFSSSNHLRRSSKLTLSSRLFDRQRHDQQRVTSLKGGEPIKFTHGRHRAKGYLQKQFIVLASSEDLALNSELRTHASDEENLQLNAEDNIPGSSSVLNVEGSEGKPGFISFSGRPRLSKEVEIIVEPPPIKRRSNLLSFIGPTVLVASFIVPSLYLRRILSSIFEDSLLTDFLILFFTEALFYCGVAVFLLLIHHSHRPLGLKSSLKSNNRTQLVHRISSVTALALSLIIPMVTMGLVWPWTGPAASATLAPFLVGIVVQFAFEQYARYLKSPSWPVIPFIFQVYRLHQLNRAAQLVTALSFTVRGAEATSHNLAINSSLATLLNVLQFLGIIYIWSLASFLMRFFPSSTAIPDL